The following are encoded together in the Vespa velutina chromosome 3, iVesVel2.1, whole genome shotgun sequence genome:
- the LOC124948177 gene encoding tRNA-dihydrouridine(47) synthase [NAD(P)(+)]-like translates to MGYLLARRIPAARTRLQMADYSEKCDEDCSFDDYSDDKHKGVCLIKEEFIIEDRIRLQNEECLVGTNKRSAEESIKARDEETTSHELSPKRFKSDDKKEKLRGQNKARPPPFKTLRETNLCPWIADQVEGEVEKKCENKRCSFLHDRKEYLQIKPSDINEDCYLFDLMGRCPRGAACRMGSKHLTEDGFNIIDTNKLQEFKRKPLSTQNQLSKSLQNKLRKHKYNFSKAETIVKGNNPSAKKMSTKSRTLSDTEGRLYSRVKKDDEEIDKDLHLEDVLVEEGAKNEREEPRVGPVEDYDLIKIRPSEKKKIDWKNKVMLSPLTTVGNLPFRRICKGYGADITCGEMALAPKILKGAHEEWALVKRHKSEDIFGIQLCGNNPGVLTRCAQLLNEEIDIDFIDLNLGCPIDLIYRQGGGSGMLNRLNVLETVIKSVSQVVDIPLSVKTRTGVYIDKPIAHNLMPKFRDWGVSMITVHGRSREQRYTKLADWNYIEKCAQAAKPVPVFGNGDILSFDDYQRALNVCTSVEGVTIGRGALIKPWIFTEMKEKKLIDVRSTERFDILKKYANYGLEHWGSDTRGVETTRRFMLEWISFLHRYVPVGLLERPPQRINERPPFYKGRDEMETLMASSNCADWVKISEMLLGKVPDGFHFLPKHKANSWK, encoded by the exons ATGGGATATCTATTGGCTCGTCGAATTCCTGCCGCACGTACCAGACTTCAAATGGCGGATTACAGTGAGAAATGTGATGAAGATTGTTCTTTCGACGATTACAGCGACGATAAGCACAAAGGCGTATGCCTCATTAAAGAAGa ATTCATCATCGAAGATAGAATAAGATTACAGAATGAAGAGTGCCTTGTCGGGACAAACAAGCGGAGCGCAGAAGAAAGTATCAAGGCGCGTGACGAGGAAACAACGTCCCATGAATTGTCACCGAAAAGATTCAAGTCggacgataagaaagaaaaacttaggGGTCAAAATAAGGCTAGACCGCCACCGTTCAAAACGTTGCGCGAAACGAATTTGTGCCCATGGATAGCGGATCAGGTGGAAGGAGAGGTTgagaaaaaatgtgaaaataaacGTTGTTCCTTTTTGCACGatcgaaaagaatatttgcAGATAAAGCCAAGCGATATTAACGAGGATTGTTACCTTTTCGATCTAATGGGTAGATGTCCTAGAGGCGCCGCATGTAGAATGGGTTCCAAACATCTGACCGAAGATGGCTTCAATATAATAGACACGAATAAGTTACAAGAATTTAAGAGGAAACCCTTGTCTACGCAAAATCAATTGTCCAAGTCTCTTCAAAATAAGCTCAGAaagcataaatataatttttccaaGGCAGAAACAATCGTTAAAGGAAATAATCCTTCCGCCAAGAAGATGTCTACCAAAAGTCGGACGTTGAGCGATACCGAAGGAAGGTTATATTCAAGAGTAAAGAAGGACGACGAAGAAATTGATAAAGATTTACACTTGGAGGACGTTCTTGTCGAAGAAGGCGCAAAGAATGAAAGGGAAGAACCAAGGGTCGGGCCCGTGGAGGATTAcgatttgattaaaattcgaccgtcggagaaaaaaaagatcgattggAAGAACAAAGTAATGTTGAGCCCATTAACGACCGTGGGTAATCTTCCATTTCGTAGGATTTGCAAAGGTTACGGCGCCGATATTACTTGCGGAGAAATGGCATTGGCTCctaaaatattgaaaggaGCACACGAGGAATGGGCTTTGGTAAAACGACACAAAAGCGAAGACATTTTTGGCATACAATTGTGCGGTAATAATCCTGGAGTATTGACGAGATGTGCTCAGTTATTGAACGAAGAAATTGATATAGATTTCATTGATTTGAACTTAGGGTGTcctatcgatttaatttacaGACAAGGTGGTGGAAGCGGTATGCTCAATAGATTAAACGTATTAGAAACGGTTATAAAGTCTGTTAGTCAAGTCGTGGATATACCATTGTCCGTTAAGACAAGAACAGGGGTTTACATAGATAAGCCCATAGCGCATAATTTAATGCCAAAGTTTCGAGATTGGGGTGTATCCATGATTACC GTTCATGGAAGATCTCGCGAACAAAGGTACACGAAACTTGCAGATTggaattatatagaaaagtgTGCACAGGCAGCAAAGCCCGTGCCTGTATTTGGAAATGGAGATATCCTTTCGTTCGACGATTATCAAAGAGCACTGAACGTCTGCACTTCCGTAGAAGGTGTGACTATAGGAAGGGGAGCATTAATCAAACCTTGGATTTTTAccgaaatgaaagagaaaaagttgaTAGACGTAAGAAGTACGGAAAGATTTGATATATTGAAGAAATATGCTAATTATGGCTTGGAGCATTGGGGATCCGATACGCGAGGCGTCGAAACGACGAGAAGATTTATGTTGGAATGGATTTCCTTCTTGCACAG aTATGTGCCTGTTGGACTGTTGGAAAGGCCACCGCAGAGAATCAACGAGAGACCACCATTTTATAAAGGTCGAGACGAGATGGAAACGCTTATGGCGAGTTCGAATTGTGCGGATTGGGTTAAAATATC aGAAATGTTGCTTGGAAAAGTACCCGATGGATTTCACTTTTTACCAAAGCACAAAGCAAATTCGTGGAAGTAG
- the LOC124947676 gene encoding uncharacterized protein LOC124947676 — protein MAVTTTLGWLDYTVIFIMLSISIGIGIYYRFSGGRQKTIEEYFIASRSMNVIPVAVALMVSFMSAITLLGLSSENYYYGTQFVVINLSYVIGTPIVCYGFLPVFFKLQATSAYEYLEKRFGVKTRMMASFVYWVQLLLYSGIVLYAPSLALEATTGISKSGSIIIIGLACSFYSSIGGIKAVLITDLFQSILMFASVIIIIIIASYEIGGIEKIWEIAKMGQRIEFDNISIYPTERHTWWSLIFGGLVTFLSLYGVNQVQVQRLLTVKSLNEAQLALWLSLPILMLLSVATCFSGLSIYSKYYDCDPLTDGRISSMDMLMPLYVMDTMHYFPGLPGLFVAGIFSAGLSTISAALNSLAAVTLEDYVKPIYSRCTHKELSPTSSANIGKMIALAYGLISIALAFLAELLGGVLQAGLTIFGVVGGPLLGVFTLGMTSESAIESGAISGMILSLAFLLWIAYGQPRPVPPKLILSNHGCDVDTIKNITLSALKDPMKLSSQKIDDTSYFYLYRISYMWYAPLGFLITVIVGLLVSNIVRCTFKRTRKELDPNLFFPIIGKRLRKEQSPNFECSQFVNLHNKVQGKYTFNVDVSSDEIAMRKVRVGSKERKREKRQRTRNKKKNKNKNKKKEKKRLISNEFLRQGFEKMRPRLFVLFLFLSASSAEQRRTDATTDDCQNDRPFLLHYFSWADYAVLGSMLLVSCMIGTFYGFFAKKQETSEDFLLGGSTMGTFPMAMSLAASFITAIELLGNPAEMYAQGTQFWMTCLAFILVVPITSYLYLPVYMKLRLTSSYEYLNLRFDRHCRLLASGLYMLQMIFYTSVAVYAPALALSHVTGLNTYIAVTLVYLVCIFYASQGGMKAVIMADTFQAAVLLGSLFLIVGLGLSWAGGSSLVWEDNRKSGRMEIFNMDPSPTVRHSFWSVVVGGTFYWTTMYCSNQASVQKYLSVANISQARTALWVSSFGMIVIYTINFLTGMVLYSVYKDCDPLSAGYITGSDQILPLYVMNHLGSLRGMPGLFVAGIFAASLGTVASALNSLAAITCEDVLQGLFKMDLPARKGATYARWISIFFGVFGFALIFVVERLGSVLQVALSFNGMVGGVTLGLFSLGMFVPWANAKGAMSGAIVGLTIVLWIGLGAQVAIINGQIHLGSKLVSIERCTCLNSTIPATMKLTDIPEESEISSVYRTSYLWYSAIGCVLTMAVGLVVSLFTGLQNPAELDQDLLSPPIAAIFRSRTKTRRSNRNVQGVANFGLELDDEKADTRKGPK, from the exons ATGGCAGTAACAACGACGTTAGGATGGCTCGATTATACAGTTATATTTATCATGCTTTCCATAAGTATCGGTATAggtatttattatagatttagTGGAGGCCGACAAAAAACAATTGag GAGTACTTTATCGCTAGCCGATCAATGAACGTTATTCCTGTTGCTGTCGCACTCATGGTCTCATTCATGTCGGCTATTACTTTGCTAGGTTTATCGtctgaaaattattattatggtacACAATTCGtagttataaatttatcatacgTTATAGGTACGCCTATTGTTTGTTATGGATTTTTACCAGTATTCTTTAAGCTTCAAGCAACAAGCGCATATGAG TATTTGGAAAAGCGTTTTGGCGTTAAAACTAGAATGATGGCTAGTTTTGTCTACTGGGTACAGTTGCTTTTGTATTCAGGAATTGTACTTTATGCACCTTCATTAGCTTTGGAGGCAACTACAGGAATTTCTAAATCCGGAAGTATCATAATAATTGGATTGGCTTGCAGTTTTTATTCCAGTATAGGAGGCATTAAGGCTGTCTTAATAACAGATCTATTCCAGAGTATACTTATGTTCGCttctgttatcattattattattatagcctCGTATGAGATAGGAGGTATAGAGAAAATATGGGAAATTGCTAAGATGGGACAACGGATAGAATTTGACAA cATTTCTATATATCCAACGGAACGACATACTTGGTGGTCCCTCATTTTTGGTGGTTTGGTTACCTTTTTGTCTTTGTACGGAGTAAATCAAGTTCAAGTGCAACGTTTGCTAACTGTTAAGAGTTTAAATGAAGCGCAACTAGCGCTGTGGTTATCTTTGCCCATTTTAATGTTGCTCTCTGTGGCAACGTGCTTCTCCGGATTATCGATCTATAGTAAATATTATGACTGCGATCCTTTAACGGATGGAAGAATCTCTTCTATGGATATGTTAATGCCATTATATGTAATGGATACTATGCATTATTTTCCCGGATTACCGGGTCTCTTCGTAGCAG GCATTTTCAGTGCTGGTCTCAGTACAATATCTGCGGCTTTAAATTCTTTGGCTGCTGTTACATTAGAGGATTACGTCAAACCCATATACAGTCGTTGTACCCATAAAGAATTAAGCCCAACGAGTTCAGCCAATATTGGAAAAATGATAGCGCTCGCCTATGGACTAATCTCTATCGCTTTGGCTTTTCTCGCTGAACTTTTAGGTGGAGTTTTACAA GCAGGATTGACAATATTTGGCGTCGTTGGTGGTCCACTTTTGGGAGTTTTTACATTGGGAATGACTAGCGAATCCGCAATAGAATCAGGAGCTATATCGGGAATGATACTGTCACTTGCTTTTCTCTTGTGGATCGCTTATGGACAACCTAGACCCGTTCCTCCTAAATTAATACTATCTAACCATGGCTGTGATGtagatacaataaaaaatataacgttaaGCGCTTTAAAAGATCCAATGAAATTATCATCTCA AAAAATCGATGATACgtcctatttttatttatatcgtatatcatATATGTGGTATGCACCACTCGGGTTTCTAATTACTGTTATCGTTGGACTGTTAGTCAGTAATATAGTTCGGTGCACGTTTAAACGAACTCGAAAAGAGTTAGATCctaatttgttttttccaaTAATCGGCAAACGATTACGCAAAGAGCAATCACCTAATTTCGAATGCAGCCAATTTGTAAATTTGCATAATAAGGTACAAGGAAAGTATACATTTAACGTTGATGTATCATCTGACGAAATA GCGATGCGTAAGGTCCGCGTAgggtcgaaagaaagaaagagagaaaaaagacaaagaacaagaaacaaaaaaaaaaacaaaaacaaaaacaaaaagaaagaaaaaaagcgctTGATATCGAATGAATTCCTTCGACAGGGATTCGAAAAAATGCGGCCACGTCTGTTCGtgctcttcctctttctgtcGGCTTCGTCGGCGGAACAACGGCGAACCGATGCAACCACGGACGATTGCCAGAACGATCGGCCGTTCttacttcattatttttcctgGGCCGATTACGCGGTTCTCGGCTCGATGCTACTCGTTTCCTGCATGATTGGCACCTTCTACGGTTTCTTCGCGAAGAAGCAAGAAACCAGCGAGGATTTTCTACTCGGTGGCTCCACCATGGGCACTTTTCCCATGGCCATGTCCCTGGCCGCGAGTTTTATCACGGCAATCGAACTCCTTGGGAATCCTGCGGAGATGTACGCCCAG GGCACTCAATTTTGGATGACATGCCTGGCATTTATTTTAGTGGTACCGATCACTTCTTACCTCTATCTGCCAGTTTACATGAAGCTCAGATTGACCTCGAGTTACGAGTACTTGAATTTACGCTTCGATCGACATTGCAGATTACTCGCTAGCGGATTGTACATGcttcaaatgattttttatacgTCAGTCGCCGTTTACGCGCCGGCATTAGCTTTAAGTCATG TCACAGGCCTTAATACTTACATAGCCGTTACTCTAGTCTACTTAGTTTGCATATTTTACGCCTCACAG GGTGGCATGAAAGCTGTCATAATGGCCGACACGTTTCAAGCAGCCGTTCTCCTAGgatctctcttcctcattgTCGGCTTAGGTTTATCCTGGGCAGGTGGGAGTTCGCTCGTCTGGGAAGACAATCGTAAAAGCGGAAGAATGGAGATCTTCAATATGGATCCGAGTCCAACGGTACGACACAGCTTTTGGAGCGTCGTCGTTGGTGGTACTTTCTATTGGACCACCATGTATTGCAGTAATCAGGCTTCCGTCCAAAAGTATCTCAGCGTAGCGAACATCTCCCAAGCCAGAAC GGCTTTATGGGTATCCAGTTTCGGAATGATCGTAATATATACGATCAATTTCTTAACGGGCATGGTACTTTATAGCGTTTACAAAGACTGCGATCCGCTTTCGGCCGGCTACATAACCGGCTCCGACCAAATACTGCCCCTATATGTGATGAATCACTTGGGTAGCCTTCGCGGCATGCCCGGTCTCTTCGTCGCCGGTATCTTTGCGGCTTCTTTGGG aacgGTCGCAAGTGCTTTGAACTCCTTGGCCGCGATCACGTGCGAGGATGTTCTTCAAGGACTTTTCAAAATGGATTTACCGGCACGGAAGGGAGCAACTTATGCCAGATGGATCAGTATATTCTTTGGCGTCTTCGGCTTCGCTCTCATCTTCGTTGTGGAACGTCTTGGTAGCGTTCTCCAG GTGGCTCTATCTTTCAATGGTATGGTGGGTGGAGTTACCCTGGGATTATTCTCTTTGGGGATGTTCGTACCGTGGGCTAACGCTAAAGGAGCCATGTCAGGTGCCATTGTCGGTCTGACAATAGTTCTATGGATCGGATTAGGAGCTCAAGTTGCGATAATCAATGGGCAGATACATTTGGGGAGTAAGCTTGTCTCGATTGAAAGATGTACCTGTTTAAACAGTACGATACCGGCGACGATGAAGTTGACCGATATACCCGAGGAGAGCGAGATATCATCCGTTTACAgg aCGAGCTATCTCTGGTATAGCGCTATCGGTTGCGTTCTGACGATGGCAGTTGGTCTCGTAGTCAGTCTCTTTACCGGTCTACAAAATCCGGCCGAACTCGATCAAGATCTTCTCAGTCCACCGATCGCAGCCATATTTCGCTCGCGAACGAAGACACGAAGATCGAACAGGAACGTTCAAGGTGTTGCGAACTTTGGCCTGGAACTCGACGATGAGAAAGCGGACACTCGTAAGGGCCCAAAGTGA
- the LOC124948190 gene encoding 45 kDa calcium-binding protein, protein MICRANNFPWLRLLRWTILVALVIYVSFLIVWYKKNFPLRSPASVTSNDDKEKEDTAIESLFFELEAATVGKKERDRYENVALDRISDEESIREHEETENREDPKSLLEDIFRRADVDENQLLDIQELAKWIHAKITEHVRRAMRDNVGLFTAIDNNPRNGEVSWEEYHAHFLRTHGFPESYVRSHDKRHREMSRTLKESIMRDRARWTDAARNDPEKLTLDEFLAFTHPESSHRALLQMVEDLFEKFDRDGDEQLTEDEFSDLPSEGVGLELDEDRHQTVGGSADRRKEFRHLIDKNKNGKADRTELLMYIDPRNPRHAIQEAQHLISLSDINLDGKLNLSEVLSKTDLFLCSKMVDTEKSFHDEF, encoded by the exons ATGATTTGTCGGGCGAATAATTTCCCATGGCTGAGGCTCTTACGGTGGACCATTTTGGTAGCACTCGTGATATATGTCTCCTTTCTAATCGTTTGgtacaagaaaaattttcctctGAGGAGCCCGGCCTCCGTCACGAGTAACGACGAcaaggagaaggaagatacCGCGATCGAGAGCCTATTTTTCGAATTGGAGGCCGCGACGGTCGGAAAGAAGGAACGAGATCGTTACGAGAACGTTGCTCTCGATCGTATCTCGGACGAGGAGAGTATAAGGGAGCACGAGGAGACGGAAAATCGTGAGGATCCGAAAAGTTTGTTGGAGGATATCTTTCGAAGGGCGGACGTCGACGAGAATCAATTGTTGGACATTCAGGAACTTGCTAAATGGATTCACGCTAAGATCACGGAACACGTTCGTCGTGCTATGAGAGACAACGTCGGTCTTTTTACTGCCATCGACAATAATCCAAGAAATG GCGAAGTTTCGTGGGAGGAATACCACGCGCACTTTTTACGAACGCACGGTTTCCCGGAGAGTTACGTTCGCTCGCACGACAAGAGGCACAGGGAAATGTCGAGAACGTTGAAGGAGAGCATCATGAGGGACAGAGCTAGGTGGACGGACGCGGCGAGAAACGATCCGGAGAAATTGACGTTGGACGAATTTTTGGCCTTTACTCATCCGGAAAGCAGTCACAGGGCACTCTTGCAAATGGTGGAGGATCTCTTTGAGAAATTTG ATCGTGACGGCGACGAGCAACTGACGGAGGACGAATTTTCGGATTTGCCGTCCGAAGGTGTTGGCTTGGAACTCGACGAAGATCGGCATCAAACCGTCGGAGGTAGCGCCGACAGGCGAAAGGAGTTTCGTCATCTCatcgacaaaaataaaaatgggaaGGCAGACCGTACCGAACTCTTG atGTATATCGATCCACGGAATCCGAGGCACGCGATTCAAGAGGCCCAACATTTGATCAGTCTCTCGGATATTAATCTCGACGGGAAATTAAATCTCTCGGAAGTTTTGAGCAAGACGGATCTCTTCTTATGCAGTAAAATGGTCGACACCGAGAAAAGTTTCCACGACGAATTCTGA